The genomic stretch CGCTGCGCGAGTTCGCGCGCGAAGGCGTGGGCGCGCTGCCGGATCGGTTGGTCGCCGCCGTCGAGCGCCATCGGGTCGCCGACGATCAGTCCATCCGGCCGCCATTCGCTGCGCAGCCGGTCGATCGACGCCCAGTCCGGACCGTGGCCGTGCACGTCGATCACCGCAAGCGCGCGTGCGCCGTGGCCGAATGCGCTGCCAACGGCCACGCCGATGCGACGCGCGCCGACGTCGAACCCGAGCACGGTGCCGTCGCGGCGGATGCTGGGCTTGTCGGGCGAGGCCGCCATCAGGCGTGACCGGCGTAGTCGGCCAGGTGCGCGAAATCGACGCCGATGCGCCCGGCGGCCGCCTGCCAGCGCGCGTCCAGCGGCAGCTCGAACAGCAATTCGGCGTCGGCCGGCGCGGTGAGCCAGTCGTTCTCGGTCAGCTCGTGTTCGAGCTGGCCCGACCCCCAGCCGGCGCAGCCCAGCGCGACGATCGCGTTGTCCGGGCCTTCGCCGCGCGCCATCGCTTCGAGGATGTCGCGCGAGGTGGTGAGGAACAGATGGTCGGTGATGGCCATCGTCGAATCCCACTGCATGCCGCCGTCGTGCAGCACGAAACCGCGCTCGGGATGCACCGGGCCGCCCGCGAGCACGGGCTGGGCGCGCAGTGTTTCGTCGCCGCTCTCCAGGCCCATCTGGCCGAGCACTTCGCCCAGCGTGTATTCCGATGCGCGGTTCACGACGATGCCCATGGCACCGTCGGCGTCGTGCTGGCAGATCAGCGCCACGCTGCGCGCGAAATTCGAGTCGGCCAGCGCGGGCAGCGCGATCAGCAGCTGGTTGGCCAGTGGCGTGGGTGTAACGGACATGGCCGCATTCTAGCCCGCCCCGCGTGATGCGTGCCGCATCGCGGCACGGCGTTAGGATGGCGACTTTCCCAAGCGCTCACGCCGCCATGCCCTCGTTCTCACAGCGTCCGCTCGTCCTGGCCTGCCTGGCCGTCGTCGCCCTCGCCGCCTGCCAGCGCGCCAACCCGCCGGAAGCCGCGCCTGCGGCGGCCGCGCCCGCGCAAAGCGCCAATGCGACGTCCTACGCCGCCGCGCACGCCGGCGACTACGCCGTGGTGCCGCTGAAGGCCGATCTCTCGCGCTTCGACGAGAACACCCGCCGCATGATCGCGTTGCTGGTGGAAGCCAGCGAAGTCACCAACGACCTGTACTGGAAGCAGTCCTGGGAAGGCGACCGCGCGGCGCTGCTGGCGCGCGCGCCCGACGACGACACGCGCGAGCTGGTCGACATCAACTTCGGCCCGTGGGATCGCCTGAACGAGGACACGCCCTTCATCGACGGCGTGGGCCCGCGCCCGCCCGGCGGCCCGTTCTACCCGGCCGACATGACCAAGGCCGAATTCGAGGCCGCGCAGCTGCCGGACAAGACCTCGAATTACACCGTGCTGCGCCGCGAGAACGGCAAGCTGGTCACCGTTGCGTATCACGTGGCGTACAAGCCCGAGCTCGAACGCATCGCGACGCTACTGCGCGAGGCCGCGAAACTCAGCGCCGACGCGTCCTTCGCCAGCTACCTGAACATGCGCGCCGACGCGCTGCTGAACGATGACTTCCGCCCCAGCGACATGGCGTGGATGGACATGAAGACCAATCCGGTCGACATCGTCATCGGTCCGATCGAAACCTACGAGGACCAGCTGTTCGGCTACAAGGCCGCGTACGAAGGACTGGTGCTGATCAAGGACGTCGAGTGGAGCCAGAAACTCGCGCGCTTCGCCAGCTTCCTTCCGGCGTTGCAGAAGGGCTTGCCGGTGGACGCGAAATACAAGGCCGAAATGCCGGGCTCGGACGCCGACCTCAACGCGTACCAGGTCGTCTATTACGGCGGCAACGCCAACGTCGGCGGCAAGACCATCGCGATCAACCTGCCCAACGACGAGGAAGTGCAGCTGAAGAAGGGCACGCGTCGCCTGCAGCTGGAGAACGTCATGCGCGCGAAGTTCGACGCGATCCTGGTGCCGATCGCCAACGAGCTGATCGCGAAGGACCAGCTCAAGCACGTCACCTTCGACGCGTTCTTCGAGGACGTGATGTTCCATGAGGTCGCGCACGGCCTGGGCATCAAGAAGACGCTCGACGGCAAGGGCACGGTCGATGAAGCGCTGAAGGAATATTCGTCGAGCTTCGAGGAAGGCAAGGCCGACATCCTCGGCCTGTACATGATCGATGCGCTCAGCCGCCAGGGCGAACTCGAACAGAGCAAGCTGATGGACGGCTACGTGACCTTCCTCGCCGGCATCCTGCGTTCGGTGCGCTTCGGCGCGAGCGATGCGCACGGCAAGGCGAACATGGTGCGCTTCAACTTCTTCGCCGAACGCGGCGCGTTCACGCGCGATGCCGACGGCCGCTACCGCGTCGACTTCGACAAGATGCGCGAGGCGATGAACGCGCTCGGCGCGAAGCTGCTCACCGTGCAGGGCGATGGCGACTACGCCGAGGCCAAGCGCATGACCGAAACGATGGGCACGATCAAGCCCGAACTGGCCGCGGACCTCGCGCGGTTGAAGGACGCGAAGATCCCGGTGGACATCCGCTTCGAGCAGGGGCTGGAGACGCTGGGCTTGCAGGAATTTTCGAGCAGGAAGTAGTTGCGGGTTGCCATCCGCCATCGAACCGTCATCCCGGCGAACGCCGGGACCTAGGCCCGTAACCTCTGATCCCGTCATTCCAGCGAAAGCTGGAACCCATGTGGATTCCGCTCTTCGTCGCGGCGGCGAGCATCGAAATGGGTTCCAGCTTTCGCTGGAATGACGGAAGGACGTTGGGGCCGCAGGCGAAGCACATTCGTACCACCAGAGAGACCCATGTCCGGCTACTGCGACCACGCCCCGGGCCACCCGCTCCACGGCCCGTACCACGACACCGAATACGGCTTCCCGCAACGCGAGGAAGCCGTGCTGTTCGAACGCCTGATCCTGGAGATCAACCAGGCCGGGCTGAGCTGGGAAACCATGCTGCGCAAGCGCGACGGCTTCCATCGCGCCTACCACGGCTTCAACGTCGACAAGGTCGCCAGGTACGGCGACAAGGATCGCGAGCGGCTGCTGGGCGATGCCGGCATCATCCGCAATCGCCTGAAGGTGGATGCCGCGATCCACAACGCGAACGTGATCCGCGGACTGCGTGCCTCGCATGGCGGCTTCGCGCAGTGGCTCGATGCGCACCTGCTCGACGATGCCGGGAAGCGTCGCGACAAGGCCGGCTGGATCAAGCTATTCAAGAAGACCTTCCGCTTCACCGGCGGCGAGATCACCAACGAGTTCCTGATGAGCCTGGGCTACCTGCCCGGCGCGCACCGCGACGATTGCCCGGTGCAGAAGAAGATCCTCAAGCTCAAGCCGCCGCTCGATCCGGCGTGGCGGCGCAAGCTCTGATCGATCGCGTCACGACGCCTGTCGCGCGAGCGCCGACAGTCGCATCTGGAGCAGTTCGGTGATCGCGCTGGGTTCGGCCGGTTTCACCAGGTGGAGGTCGAAGCCCGCGTCGCGGCTCGCCGCTTTCGCCTCCTTGCCGCCCCACCCTGTCAACGCGATCGCGACGAACGGCCGCCCGGCCGCGTCGCTGCGCATCGCGCGGCACGCTTCGAAACCGTTGAGGTCGGGCATGCCGATGTCCATCACCACCGCTTCGGGCTGCCACGCCTTCGCGCGTTCGACCGCCTGCCGCCCCTCGTAGGCGACCGCGACATCGAAGCCCGACAGCCGCAGCAGCAGCGCCAGCGTATCGGCGGACGCGCGGTTGTCGTCGACGACCAGCACGCGTTTCCAGGCGTGTTCGGCGGACGTGCGCTCGATGTCGAACGGCGCGCCCGACACGTCGAGGACGTCGCATTCGAATGTCTGCGCGTCGTCGTCCAGCGGCAGGCGCACCATGAACTCGCTGCCTTGGCCGAGGCCCGCACTGCGCGCCTGGATACGACCGCCGTGCATCAGCACCAGTTCCTTCGCCACCGCCAGACCGAGGCCAAGGCCGCTCTGCCCGCGTTCGAGCGAGGTGTCCACCTGCATGAAGCTGGCGAAGATCTGCTCGAGATGGTCGTGCGCGATGCCGATGCCGTCGTCGCGCACGCACAGCACCGCCTCGTCGCCCTCGCGCGCGAGGCACACGCGCACGTGGCCGCCTTCGGGCGTGAACTTGAGCGCGTTGCTGAGCAGGTTGCCAAGCACCTGCGTCACGCGCGTGGCATCGGCGCACGCCATCAGCGGCGTCGGCGTCAGGTCGATGGAGAGCGATCGGTTGGCCGCTTCGTACGTCGCCTGCATCGCCTCGGCGGCCACGCGCACCTCGTGCACGAGATCCACGTGGCGACGGTCCAGTTCGACCTTGCCGCGACTGATGCGGCTGATGTCGAGCAGGTCGTCCACCATCCGCACCAGGTGCCGCACCTGCCGCTCCATCATGCCGAGCGTCGCGCCGGCATCCTCGCGCTCGTTCCAGCGCCGCAACAGCTCCAGGCCCGTGCGCAGCGGCGCGAGCGGATTGCGCAGCTCGTGCGCGAGCGTGGCGAGAAACTCGTCCTTGCGGCGATCGGCCTGGCGCAGCGCGTCTTCCATGCGGCGACGGTCGGTGATGTCGCCGAACAACACGGCGACCTTCGGCGCATCCTCCGACCCCACACGGAACGCATACACGTCGAAATCGCGATCCAGCGCGTCGGCGCGGCGCTGGAAGCGCAGCGGCTGCCCGGTGCGCGCGACCTCGCCGTAGATGTCGAACCACGCCTGGTCGAGGGCCGGCGCGACCTGCCTCGCGGTGCGCCCGATCGGATCGACCAGGCCGGTCTGTCGCTCGAAGGCGGGGTTCACCTCGACGAAGCGGTAATCCACCGCGCGGCCGTTCTCGAAAATCATCTCGATCAGCGCGAAGCCCTGGTCGATGGAATCGAACAGGTGCCGGTATTTTTCCTCCGACTGCCGCAACAGTCCCGCGGCGACCTTCTGCTGCGTGATGTCCTGCGCCAGTCCGGTGATGGTGCGCACGCGGCCGTCCTCGCCGCGGGCGCCGACGGTCGCGCGATCGTGGATCCATCGCACCGAACCGTCGTCGAGCACGATCCGGTACTGCGCATCGAACGACGCGGCCTTGCCGCGCGTGAACGCCTCATGCAGCGCGCGCACGCGCTGCGCGTCGTCCGGGTGCACGCGCTGGAACCATGTCTCGCGGCGCCGCCCGGGCTCGATTGACCACAGCCGCCGGTGCGCCTCGTTGAGGTAATGCACGCGGTCCTGCGAGGTGTCCACGACGTAGAACGCCGCATCGAGATTGCGCGCGACCAGCTGGAAGCGCTCCTCGCTCTGGCGCAGCGCGGCCTCGGCACGCGCGCGTTCGACCGCGGCCCACGTGCGTTCGGCGGTTTCGCGGACGACCTCGATCTCCTCCCCGCTCCACTCGCGCGCCCGCTCGTCGCTGACGCCGAGCACGGCGATGAACCGGTGGTTCTTCACCAGCGGCACGTTAATCAGCGAGCGGATGCTCAGCGCGAGGTAGCGGTCGCGCTCGGCCGGCGTGATGCCGTCGTCGGTCCCCGCATCGGTCATCACGAAATCGTGGGCCGCGCGCAGCATGTCCATCTTCGACGGGCTGTAATCGTCCAGCCGGTAGCGGCCATCCAGGCTCTGCACGCCACGGTTGAAGCTGTCACGCACGCGGCAGTAGACGCCGTTGTGCTCCACCTCGCCGTAATAACCGCGATTGGTGTCCAGGTGGTCGGCGAGCAGTTCCATCGCCGTGCGCATGATCGCGCCGGCGTCGGCAAGCGGCCGCAGCGCATCGCCGAGCGCGACGAGGAACCGCTGCGTCCGCGCGCCGGCGCGCAGCACCGCTTCGGCCTGCTTGC from Lysobacter auxotrophicus encodes the following:
- the ruvX gene encoding Holliday junction resolvase RuvX, coding for MAASPDKPSIRRDGTVLGFDVGARRIGVAVGSAFGHGARALAVIDVHGHGPDWASIDRLRSEWRPDGLIVGDPMALDGGDQPIRQRAHAFARELAQRYHLPVVLVDERMSSIEAAQRFASDRAEGRKRRRDAEALDAVAAAVIIERWLASPDDATDLSDLPDSTKSTRPSPPPTA
- a CDS encoding YqgE/AlgH family protein, which produces MSVTPTPLANQLLIALPALADSNFARSVALICQHDADGAMGIVVNRASEYTLGEVLGQMGLESGDETLRAQPVLAGGPVHPERGFVLHDGGMQWDSTMAITDHLFLTTSRDILEAMARGEGPDNAIVALGCAGWGSGQLEHELTENDWLTAPADAELLFELPLDARWQAAAGRIGVDFAHLADYAGHA
- a CDS encoding dipeptidyl-peptidase 3 family protein encodes the protein MPSFSQRPLVLACLAVVALAACQRANPPEAAPAAAAPAQSANATSYAAAHAGDYAVVPLKADLSRFDENTRRMIALLVEASEVTNDLYWKQSWEGDRAALLARAPDDDTRELVDINFGPWDRLNEDTPFIDGVGPRPPGGPFYPADMTKAEFEAAQLPDKTSNYTVLRRENGKLVTVAYHVAYKPELERIATLLREAAKLSADASFASYLNMRADALLNDDFRPSDMAWMDMKTNPVDIVIGPIETYEDQLFGYKAAYEGLVLIKDVEWSQKLARFASFLPALQKGLPVDAKYKAEMPGSDADLNAYQVVYYGGNANVGGKTIAINLPNDEEVQLKKGTRRLQLENVMRAKFDAILVPIANELIAKDQLKHVTFDAFFEDVMFHEVAHGLGIKKTLDGKGTVDEALKEYSSSFEEGKADILGLYMIDALSRQGELEQSKLMDGYVTFLAGILRSVRFGASDAHGKANMVRFNFFAERGAFTRDADGRYRVDFDKMREAMNALGAKLLTVQGDGDYAEAKRMTETMGTIKPELAADLARLKDAKIPVDIRFEQGLETLGLQEFSSRK
- a CDS encoding DNA-3-methyladenine glycosylase I, which produces MSGYCDHAPGHPLHGPYHDTEYGFPQREEAVLFERLILEINQAGLSWETMLRKRDGFHRAYHGFNVDKVARYGDKDRERLLGDAGIIRNRLKVDAAIHNANVIRGLRASHGGFAQWLDAHLLDDAGKRRDKAGWIKLFKKTFRFTGGEITNEFLMSLGYLPGAHRDDCPVQKKILKLKPPLDPAWRRKL
- a CDS encoding ATP-binding protein — translated: MAVTSHSLERRDDPARSGDLRIQLALDAAGMGSFIWYPMEDRGEPDARLLALFGLPPNTTMSMVEALSSLLHPDDRERYGAAAERAIDPSGDGMLREDIRILRPDGEVRWVAISGQTSFEGVPLRPVRMDGIAMDITERKQAEAVLRAGARTQRFLVALGDALRPLADAGAIMRTAMELLADHLDTNRGYYGEVEHNGVYCRVRDSFNRGVQSLDGRYRLDDYSPSKMDMLRAAHDFVMTDAGTDDGITPAERDRYLALSIRSLINVPLVKNHRFIAVLGVSDERAREWSGEEIEVVRETAERTWAAVERARAEAALRQSEERFQLVARNLDAAFYVVDTSQDRVHYLNEAHRRLWSIEPGRRRETWFQRVHPDDAQRVRALHEAFTRGKAASFDAQYRIVLDDGSVRWIHDRATVGARGEDGRVRTITGLAQDITQQKVAAGLLRQSEEKYRHLFDSIDQGFALIEMIFENGRAVDYRFVEVNPAFERQTGLVDPIGRTARQVAPALDQAWFDIYGEVARTGQPLRFQRRADALDRDFDVYAFRVGSEDAPKVAVLFGDITDRRRMEDALRQADRRKDEFLATLAHELRNPLAPLRTGLELLRRWNEREDAGATLGMMERQVRHLVRMVDDLLDISRISRGKVELDRRHVDLVHEVRVAAEAMQATYEAANRSLSIDLTPTPLMACADATRVTQVLGNLLSNALKFTPEGGHVRVCLAREGDEAVLCVRDDGIGIAHDHLEQIFASFMQVDTSLERGQSGLGLGLAVAKELVLMHGGRIQARSAGLGQGSEFMVRLPLDDDAQTFECDVLDVSGAPFDIERTSAEHAWKRVLVVDDNRASADTLALLLRLSGFDVAVAYEGRQAVERAKAWQPEAVVMDIGMPDLNGFEACRAMRSDAAGRPFVAIALTGWGGKEAKAASRDAGFDLHLVKPAEPSAITELLQMRLSALARQAS